A genomic segment from Nodularia sphaerocarpa UHCC 0038 encodes:
- a CDS encoding DUF3493 domain-containing protein yields the protein MVKQNPQNRLHPEQYARLKAEMATPYRGFRQFIYIGFGASALIGAFIFFFQVLAGRELDNAAPNLALQVGVLALMIFLWRWEQNRQKRS from the coding sequence ATGGTCAAACAAAATCCTCAAAATCGCCTTCATCCTGAACAATATGCCCGCCTCAAAGCCGAAATGGCAACCCCTTATCGTGGTTTCCGGCAATTTATCTATATCGGTTTTGGAGCATCTGCTTTAATTGGGGCATTTATTTTCTTTTTTCAAGTTCTAGCTGGACGAGAATTAGATAACGCTGCGCCTAACTTAGCTCTTCAAGTCGGAGTTTTAGCCCTGATGATTTTCCTCTGGCGCTGGGAGCAAAATCGGCAAAAACGTTCCTAA
- a CDS encoding class II aldolase/adducin family protein, protein MQVISQEKPNTPKPPTFTFIEDERQHRKQRLTAALRLFARYGFDEGIAGHITARDPENPEHFWVNPLAMHFSSIKVSDLILVNQQGEVISGNYPVNQAAFAIHSQIHAARPDVVAAAHAHSIYGKSWSSLGRLLDPLTQDACSFYQDHSLFNDYTGVVLEVEEGQRIAQTLGSNKAIILKNHGLLTVGHSVDEAAWWFITMERSCQAQLLAEAAGKPSQIKPEYASLAHSQVGSHYLGWFSFQPLYEMIVRQEPDLLE, encoded by the coding sequence ATGCAAGTTATCTCTCAAGAAAAGCCGAATACACCCAAACCCCCAACTTTTACTTTTATTGAGGATGAACGCCAGCATCGTAAACAGCGACTCACCGCAGCATTACGTCTGTTTGCGCGCTATGGTTTTGATGAGGGTATTGCAGGACACATCACGGCACGCGACCCAGAAAACCCAGAACATTTTTGGGTGAACCCCTTAGCGATGCACTTTAGTTCAATTAAAGTTAGTGATCTAATTCTAGTTAATCAGCAAGGTGAAGTGATTTCGGGCAATTACCCAGTAAATCAAGCAGCTTTTGCGATTCATTCCCAAATTCATGCAGCGCGTCCCGATGTGGTAGCAGCAGCTCATGCTCATTCAATATATGGTAAAAGCTGGTCTAGTCTCGGTCGTCTCCTCGACCCCCTTACCCAAGATGCCTGCTCATTCTACCAAGACCACAGCCTGTTTAATGACTATACAGGTGTGGTTTTAGAAGTAGAAGAAGGTCAACGTATTGCCCAAACATTAGGTAGCAATAAAGCTATAATTCTCAAAAATCACGGGTTGCTGACAGTTGGTCACTCAGTTGATGAGGCTGCTTGGTGGTTTATCACAATGGAGCGCTCTTGTCAAGCTCAATTACTAGCTGAGGCTGCTGGTAAACCTAGCCAGATTAAACCTGAGTATGCTAGTTTGGCGCATTCTCAGGTGGGGTCACATTATTTGGGTTGGTTTAGTTTTCAGCCCTTGTATGAGATGATTGTGCGACAAGAGCCGGACTTGCTGGAGTGA
- a CDS encoding DUF1565 domain-containing protein produces MKYWGFHISMAAPRQLSAKNFRLLFSSNLKSSLPLRAGLTALLVVSSGSILLTSQANAGVTHQQTLMAQVPTSATVIYVNPETGADTDAVATTADAPYKTITFALRQAQPGTIIQLAPGTYNSDSGEQFPLFLNSEVTLRGDESSKGQAVLITGGGSYASRTFAGQNITILANNNTTVAGLTVTNPNQRGTAVWVESSNPTIKNNTFTNSNREGVFLTGTSNAKVENNLFVQNLGNGISVASTAQGEIRNNLFQDTGFGLAIGGTSTPLVEGNQIIQNQDGLFISQSAKPVLRKNVIQNNKRDGIVATVNAQPDLGTNESPGGNLIRSNTRHDVNNSTSNTILAIGNDIDQSRISGQVNFVAATVDLPTGQSAFRDVPEGYWAKAYIEALASQNIIAGFPDGTFKPNDPVTRAQFATIVTKALTPPIKRTAINFRDVANNFWAYGAIQSAYQSEFLAGYPDGRFQPQQQIPRVQALVSLANGLGLSANNQNVLSIYSDAAQIPNYAISPVAAATTRQLVINYPTARQLNPNRPATRAEIAAFVYQALVNAGRVEPIPSPYLVTAQ; encoded by the coding sequence ATGAAATATTGGGGTTTTCATATTTCTATGGCTGCGCCACGCCAGCTATCAGCCAAAAATTTTCGCCTTTTGTTTAGTAGTAACCTCAAATCGAGTTTACCCTTGCGAGCCGGGCTAACAGCTTTGTTAGTTGTATCTAGCGGTTCCATATTACTGACTAGCCAGGCAAATGCTGGTGTGACCCACCAACAGACTTTAATGGCGCAAGTTCCTACATCTGCAACCGTAATTTACGTTAATCCAGAAACTGGTGCAGATACAGATGCTGTTGCTACCACCGCAGATGCACCTTATAAAACTATTACTTTTGCTCTCAGACAAGCCCAACCAGGGACAATTATTCAACTAGCACCGGGGACTTATAACAGCGACTCAGGTGAACAATTCCCTCTATTCCTCAATTCAGAAGTTACCCTCCGGGGTGATGAATCTAGTAAAGGTCAGGCGGTCTTAATTACTGGTGGTGGTTCTTACGCCAGTCGCACCTTTGCCGGACAAAATATTACAATCTTAGCTAACAACAATACTACTGTTGCAGGTTTAACTGTAACAAACCCCAATCAGCGTGGTACAGCAGTTTGGGTGGAATCAAGTAATCCCACTATCAAAAATAATACGTTCACTAACAGTAACAGAGAGGGTGTTTTTCTCACTGGTACAAGTAATGCCAAAGTTGAAAATAACTTGTTTGTGCAGAACCTGGGTAACGGCATTTCCGTAGCTAGCACAGCTCAAGGTGAAATTCGCAATAACTTATTTCAGGATACAGGTTTTGGTCTAGCTATAGGTGGTACTTCCACACCCCTAGTTGAGGGTAACCAAATCATCCAAAACCAAGATGGTCTGTTTATCTCACAATCTGCTAAACCTGTACTGCGTAAGAATGTAATTCAAAACAATAAGCGGGATGGCATTGTTGCGACTGTCAATGCTCAACCTGACCTTGGTACTAATGAAAGTCCTGGTGGCAATCTCATTCGCAGTAACACGCGTCATGATGTAAATAATTCTACTTCTAATACAATTCTCGCTATTGGCAACGATATTGATCAGAGTCGCATTTCTGGCCAAGTAAATTTCGTAGCTGCTACTGTTGACCTACCCACTGGTCAGAGTGCTTTTAGAGATGTGCCTGAAGGCTACTGGGCAAAAGCTTACATTGAAGCCCTAGCATCGCAAAATATCATTGCTGGTTTTCCTGATGGAACCTTTAAACCCAATGATCCTGTAACTCGCGCTCAATTTGCCACCATCGTCACCAAAGCTTTGACACCACCAATTAAACGCACAGCGATTAATTTTAGAGATGTAGCTAATAATTTCTGGGCTTACGGTGCAATTCAATCTGCTTACCAAAGTGAATTTCTAGCGGGCTATCCTGATGGGAGATTTCAACCACAGCAGCAAATTCCTAGAGTACAGGCACTAGTTTCCTTAGCCAACGGTCTGGGTTTATCTGCGAATAATCAGAATGTTCTTTCTATTTACAGCGATGCTGCCCAGATTCCTAATTACGCAATTAGCCCGGTAGCTGCTGCAACTACACGACAATTAGTGATTAACTATCCCACAGCTAGACAACTCAATCCCAATCGTCCCGCAACTAGAGCAGAAATTGCCGCCTTTGTTTACCAGGCGCTGGTCAATGCTGGACGTGTTGAACCAATTCCTTCACCTTATTTGGTAACGGCTCAGTAA
- a CDS encoding SGNH/GDSL hydrolase family protein has protein sequence MKTQFIAAGFVLFSFMLPLKASAFTGIYVIGDSLSDTGNVFAATEAATGIGLPPPPYFPGRISNGPIWIDELAQKLNLDSPTPFIQVVNGATPQGGINFAFGGATTTAANTIDANLFGLPQQVGAFQTLLNTNQQPVDPDALYVLWLGANDYLPTQSLDFVPFTNPDQTLANISNAVQALASFGVKNLLVPNLSNLGNTPLGLSLGESISNNLNQLTQEHNAGLSTLIAGFNQNPALGLNIIPLDLNSLFSNPQSLGFTNFTGPCLNAIAQTLCSNPDEYLYWDLNHPTTRAHSLVADAAFLALEPQSVPEPGAAWGMLAFGALGAAGVLKRQHKKFAFTPASPALVAQSSHTRAEN, from the coding sequence ATGAAAACACAATTCATAGCAGCCGGATTTGTCCTCTTTTCTTTCATGTTGCCATTAAAGGCTTCAGCTTTTACTGGAATTTATGTAATTGGTGATAGTTTGTCTGATACGGGCAATGTATTCGCTGCTACAGAAGCTGCCACGGGAATTGGACTTCCACCCCCACCCTACTTTCCAGGACGCATTTCCAATGGCCCTATCTGGATAGATGAACTTGCCCAAAAGTTGAATTTAGATTCTCCCACCCCATTTATTCAAGTTGTCAATGGGGCTACCCCTCAAGGTGGAATTAACTTTGCTTTTGGCGGAGCCACTACCACAGCAGCAAATACCATCGATGCTAATCTTTTTGGATTGCCACAGCAAGTTGGAGCATTTCAAACTTTGCTGAATACAAATCAGCAGCCTGTTGATCCTGATGCACTGTATGTACTTTGGTTGGGTGCAAATGATTATCTACCCACCCAATCCTTAGACTTTGTGCCTTTTACCAACCCTGATCAAACCTTAGCAAATATATCAAATGCTGTACAAGCCCTAGCCAGTTTTGGGGTAAAAAATTTGCTAGTACCCAATTTATCTAATTTGGGCAATACGCCACTAGGATTGAGTCTAGGTGAATCTATATCTAACAATCTGAATCAGTTAACCCAAGAGCATAATGCTGGACTATCCACACTTATCGCAGGTTTCAACCAAAATCCAGCACTGGGTTTAAACATTATCCCTCTTGATCTCAATTCGCTGTTCAGTAATCCGCAAAGTTTAGGGTTTACAAATTTTACTGGACCTTGCCTCAACGCGATCGCTCAGACACTCTGTAGTAACCCCGACGAGTATTTGTATTGGGACTTGAATCATCCCACAACACGCGCTCATAGCCTGGTAGCAGATGCTGCATTCTTGGCACTGGAACCGCAATCTGTTCCCGAACCTGGGGCTGCATGGGGGATGTTGGCCTTTGGTGCTTTAGGTGCAGCAGGAGTCCTAAAGCGCCAACACAAAAAGTTTGCTTTCACTCCAGCAAGTCCGGCTCTTGTCGCACAATCATCTCATACAAGGGCTGAAAACTAA
- a CDS encoding YlxR family protein, with protein MKPNYRRCISCRKVGLKEDFWRIVRVFPSGKVQLDQGMGRSAYICPQMSCLQAAQKKNRLGRSLRASVPETLYQTLWQSLAQSHPQNQN; from the coding sequence ATGAAACCAAATTATCGGCGTTGTATTAGTTGTCGCAAAGTAGGCTTGAAAGAAGACTTTTGGCGGATTGTCCGCGTCTTTCCATCGGGAAAGGTACAATTAGATCAGGGCATGGGGCGTTCTGCCTATATTTGCCCACAAATGAGTTGCCTACAAGCAGCTCAGAAAAAAAATCGACTAGGGCGATCGCTACGTGCATCAGTGCCAGAAACACTGTATCAAACATTGTGGCAGAGTTTAGCCCAAAGCCATCCCCAAAATCAAAATTGA
- a CDS encoding low-complexity tail membrane protein translates to MASFRSEPILWIHVAGLAMLPIFLVLCLLFLSVGEPLLPVWMELFIVAGVGVLPLLWMQLHRPFYIFAILGVALKPENLTEQQRKILCLINTKLNRFLSLVAAILLVGVLWQLYQVVPQLESLAKFLPQWRSLGLVLAALAFFASNLFLQIPVSVARVLVTNETEFAAIEPLSLEKIQQDFTILGVRVNQIVPRIFQSLREIHINPQKPLK, encoded by the coding sequence ATGGCCTCATTTCGCTCTGAACCTATATTGTGGATTCATGTCGCTGGATTGGCGATGCTGCCAATTTTTTTAGTCCTGTGTTTATTGTTCTTGTCTGTGGGTGAACCGCTTTTGCCAGTGTGGATGGAGTTATTTATCGTTGCTGGTGTTGGTGTTTTACCACTGTTATGGATGCAATTACACCGTCCTTTTTATATATTTGCCATTTTGGGTGTAGCGCTGAAGCCGGAAAATCTCACGGAGCAACAGCGTAAAATTCTCTGTTTAATTAATACAAAGTTAAATCGTTTTTTGTCCTTGGTGGCAGCAATATTATTAGTTGGAGTATTGTGGCAACTCTATCAGGTGGTTCCACAACTAGAAAGTTTAGCTAAATTTCTCCCCCAGTGGCGCAGTTTAGGTTTAGTACTAGCTGCTTTAGCTTTTTTTGCCAGTAATCTATTTTTACAAATACCTGTGAGTGTGGCGCGAGTTTTGGTGACCAATGAGACAGAATTTGCGGCGATAGAACCATTATCTTTAGAAAAGATTCAGCAGGATTTTACTATTTTAGGTGTAAGGGTTAATCAAATTGTGCCTCGGATATTTCAATCCCTGAGAGAGATTCACATAAACCCTCAAAAACCGTTAAAGTAG
- the infB gene encoding translation initiation factor IF-2, with amino-acid sequence MNNGKVRIYELSKELNLDNKELLAICDQLNIAVKSHSSTISESEAERIRTTAEKLTASNAMHKKEQGISSHKPNASQIGDRNRPTPPHKQQILEIRKPKILRNTTSNAPEASVAHDSQQASFEVNSTSAPQPSDTTVSPMKPTAPIRPVPRNQSETSPEPAITQADQVSNTEAPETIATGKPERAVSPRPKAEKPQKPHLVAPPARPASENSHAASEQLTPTDKPLLKRDQAKPKVAKPTSTDAPQAPVPKQARPTPSPTRSEPRPNRPPGQAPLADGPRPSRPVRPSEVVAAMPIATPPKPMSAGHGKADLGNDRASVELLDLKRPTPPRLAKGGKKWQEEEIIDEIKEKAGKVGVKGKRVKPVVEDDFEEEDLLDGDDPDSPATVQVSLSIARPPKPKAARSAQSPGAAVISAPTTRKKRSFSSRRDNNRRQEVETKVDRPEKVVITGPMTVQELSEVLTVADTEIVKILFLKGMAVSITQNLDIPTINLVGKELEIEIETVEREAEARKVTEMLDVADMQLLQRRPPVVTIMGHVDHGKTTLLDSIRKTKVASGEAGGITQHIGAYHVDVEHEGKAQQIVFLDTPGHEAFTAMRARGARVTDIAILVVAADDGVRPQTIEAISHAQAAEVPIIVAINKIDKEGAQPDRVKQELTKYGLTPEEWGGETIMVPVSAIKGENLDTLLEMILLVAEVGELSANPDRSAKGTVIEAHLDKAKGAVATLLIQNGTLHVGDMLVAGSAFGKVRAMVDDRGKRVDIASPSFAVEVLGLSDVPGAGDDFEVFANEKEARTLAATRADKQRLSRLLQGRITLTTLSAQAQEGELKELNLILKGDVQGSVEAIVGSLRQIPQNEVQIRMLLATAGEITETDIDLAAASGAVIIGFNTTFASGARQAADESGVDVREYNIIYKLLEDIQGALEGLLEPELVEEPLGQTEVRAVFPVGRGAVAGCYVQSGKLVRNCKVRVRRSGKVVYEGVLDSLKRIKEDAREVNSGYECGINIDKFHDWAEGDLIEAFQMVTKRRTLTLTK; translated from the coding sequence ATGAACAACGGCAAAGTTAGAATCTACGAATTATCAAAGGAATTGAATTTGGATAACAAAGAGCTATTAGCAATCTGCGACCAGCTCAACATTGCGGTCAAAAGCCATAGCAGCACTATTTCAGAATCTGAGGCAGAACGCATCCGCACCACTGCCGAAAAACTGACAGCTAGCAATGCGATGCATAAAAAGGAACAAGGTATATCCAGCCATAAACCAAATGCATCACAAATTGGCGATCGCAATCGACCCACCCCACCTCACAAACAGCAAATTTTGGAAATCCGCAAACCCAAAATATTGAGAAATACTACCTCCAACGCCCCAGAAGCTTCAGTTGCTCATGATAGCCAACAAGCTTCCTTTGAAGTTAACTCGACTTCAGCACCACAGCCCTCTGATACAACAGTCTCACCCATGAAGCCGACGGCACCAATTCGACCTGTACCCCGGAATCAATCGGAGACCTCACCAGAACCTGCAATCACACAAGCAGATCAAGTTTCTAATACAGAGGCACCGGAGACAATAGCCACAGGAAAACCTGAAAGAGCTGTTTCACCGAGACCGAAAGCGGAAAAACCCCAAAAACCGCATCTGGTGGCTCCACCAGCCAGGCCTGCATCGGAAAATTCTCATGCAGCCTCTGAACAGCTTACTCCGACAGATAAACCATTACTCAAACGAGATCAAGCCAAGCCCAAGGTTGCGAAGCCAACCAGCACCGATGCCCCACAGGCTCCAGTTCCAAAACAGGCTCGTCCTACTCCATCTCCAACAAGATCGGAGCCAAGACCTAATCGACCTCCCGGACAAGCCCCACTGGCAGACGGACCAAGACCCAGCAGACCAGTACGTCCATCTGAAGTTGTAGCAGCAATGCCAATTGCTACTCCACCTAAACCGATGTCAGCCGGACACGGAAAAGCCGATCTAGGCAATGATCGGGCTTCAGTCGAACTACTTGATTTAAAACGTCCCACGCCACCGCGTCTAGCCAAAGGTGGTAAAAAGTGGCAAGAAGAAGAAATTATTGACGAAATCAAGGAAAAAGCTGGCAAAGTAGGAGTTAAAGGCAAGCGGGTCAAACCAGTTGTTGAGGATGACTTTGAAGAAGAGGATTTACTCGATGGTGACGATCCAGACTCACCAGCTACCGTCCAAGTCAGTCTTTCCATTGCCCGTCCTCCCAAACCAAAAGCGGCTCGATCTGCACAGTCACCCGGCGCAGCAGTTATTAGCGCCCCCACCACTAGAAAGAAAAGATCCTTTTCTTCTCGCCGCGACAACAACCGTCGCCAAGAAGTCGAAACCAAGGTTGATCGTCCAGAAAAAGTAGTGATCACAGGGCCAATGACAGTCCAAGAACTGTCTGAGGTTTTAACTGTTGCCGATACAGAGATTGTGAAAATCCTCTTCCTCAAAGGCATGGCTGTCAGTATCACCCAGAATTTGGATATCCCAACCATTAATTTGGTCGGTAAAGAGCTAGAAATAGAAATCGAAACCGTCGAAAGAGAAGCAGAAGCTCGCAAAGTCACAGAAATGTTGGACGTGGCAGATATGCAACTGCTGCAACGTCGTCCGCCAGTAGTGACAATTATGGGTCACGTAGACCACGGTAAGACAACTCTGCTCGATTCCATTCGCAAAACCAAAGTAGCTTCTGGCGAAGCTGGTGGTATTACCCAGCACATTGGCGCATACCATGTCGATGTGGAACACGAAGGAAAGGCGCAGCAAATCGTTTTCTTAGACACTCCCGGACACGAAGCATTCACAGCCATGCGCGCACGGGGTGCGAGAGTAACTGACATTGCCATTTTGGTAGTGGCGGCTGATGACGGCGTTCGTCCCCAAACCATAGAAGCTATTAGCCATGCTCAAGCTGCCGAAGTCCCAATCATTGTAGCCATCAACAAAATTGATAAAGAAGGCGCACAGCCAGACCGCGTTAAACAAGAACTGACTAAGTATGGTCTCACACCTGAAGAATGGGGTGGTGAAACTATCATGGTTCCTGTGAGTGCAATCAAGGGTGAAAACCTCGATACCCTCTTAGAAATGATTCTGCTCGTCGCAGAAGTCGGAGAACTATCTGCTAACCCAGATCGTTCTGCTAAAGGAACAGTAATTGAGGCGCATCTGGATAAGGCTAAAGGAGCAGTTGCTACCTTGCTGATTCAGAATGGTACCTTGCACGTGGGCGATATGTTAGTAGCTGGCTCGGCATTTGGTAAAGTGCGGGCGATGGTCGATGACAGAGGCAAACGAGTAGACATTGCCAGTCCTTCCTTTGCAGTCGAAGTGCTGGGTTTAAGTGATGTACCAGGTGCAGGCGATGACTTTGAAGTATTCGCGAATGAAAAAGAAGCGAGAACCCTGGCTGCAACTCGCGCCGACAAACAACGCCTATCCCGTCTGTTACAGGGACGTATTACTCTAACAACTCTCTCGGCTCAAGCACAAGAAGGCGAGTTAAAAGAACTCAACTTGATCCTCAAGGGAGATGTCCAAGGTTCTGTGGAAGCCATTGTGGGATCTCTCAGACAAATCCCCCAAAACGAAGTTCAAATTCGGATGCTATTGGCTACTGCTGGAGAAATAACTGAGACAGATATTGACCTAGCCGCAGCGAGTGGAGCTGTAATCATTGGCTTCAATACCACCTTCGCCAGTGGTGCTAGACAAGCCGCCGACGAATCTGGGGTGGATGTGAGGGAATACAATATCATCTACAAACTCTTGGAAGACATCCAAGGAGCCTTAGAAGGTCTTCTGGAACCAGAGTTGGTGGAAGAACCCCTTGGTCAAACCGAAGTCCGTGCCGTCTTCCCTGTCGGTCGTGGAGCTGTTGCTGGTTGCTATGTGCAGTCGGGTAAATTGGTCCGCAACTGCAAGGTGCGAGTGCGTCGTTCCGGTAAGGTGGTCTACGAAGGTGTCCTTGATTCCCTCAAACGAATCAAAGAAGATGCGCGAGAAGTTAACTCCGGTTACGAATGCGGCATCAACATTGATAAATTCCATGACTGGGCTGAAGGAGACCTCATTGAAGCCTTCCAGATGGTAACGAAGCGTCGTACACTCACATTAACGAAGTAG
- a CDS encoding alpha/beta hydrolase yields the protein MLYHFIALRRALFVVSMCVLFLNTSAFAAEQVVLKYGIFRESISVEELSLFAETGELSRSLRVNFALAQQDPKAIRPYLTTPVNIDLVILDRVLNSPIGNVILDELSQVIHTPSRTADRQALRAALILSASEDGQVTLLEIIQNYPTTNVEVDGERLENAYHQLRRLQVGLQDLLKF from the coding sequence ATGCTGTATCACTTTATAGCGCTGCGTCGAGCCTTATTTGTAGTTAGTATGTGTGTGTTATTCCTTAACACTTCTGCTTTTGCGGCTGAACAAGTAGTGCTAAAATACGGTATTTTCCGGGAATCAATTTCTGTGGAGGAACTATCTCTTTTTGCCGAAACTGGAGAACTTTCACGTTCACTAAGAGTTAATTTCGCTTTAGCGCAACAAGACCCCAAAGCAATTCGTCCATATTTGACCACACCTGTTAACATCGATTTGGTGATTTTAGACCGAGTTCTCAATAGTCCAATTGGTAACGTGATCCTCGATGAGCTAAGTCAAGTTATTCATACGCCATCTCGTACAGCCGACCGCCAAGCTTTACGCGCGGCTTTGATACTCTCGGCTAGTGAAGATGGGCAGGTGACGTTGCTAGAAATCATTCAAAATTATCCCACGACAAATGTGGAAGTTGATGGAGAACGCTTAGAAAATGCTTACCATCAACTTCGCCGCTTGCAAGTAGGTCTACAAGATTTGCTCAAGTTTTAG
- the nusA gene encoding transcription termination factor NusA, whose amino-acid sequence MSMVSLPGLKELIESISRERNLPRLAVQSAIREALLKGYERYRRAQNLERRQFDEEYFDNFEVELDIEGEGFRVLSTKSIVEAVENSDHQISLEEVQQVAQEAQLGDSVVLDVTPDQGEFGRMAAMQTKQVLAQKLRDQQRQMVQEEFQDLEGTVLQARVLRFERQSVILAVASNFGQPEVEAELPKREQLPNDNYRANATFKVYLKKVSQGQQRGPQLLVSRADAGLVVYLFANEVPEIEDEVVRIVAVAREANPPSRYVGPRTKIAVDTLDRDVDPVGACIGARGSRIQVVVNELRGEKIDVIRWSPDPSTYIANALSPARVDEVRLMDPETRQTHVLVAEDQLSLAIGKEGQNVRLAARLTGWKIDIKDKAKYDYAGEDTKFAAARAKYQPEDDDLELEELDYENEEELEEEEESFQRSTQD is encoded by the coding sequence ATGTCAATGGTTAGTTTACCAGGATTAAAAGAATTAATTGAAAGTATCAGTCGCGAGCGCAATTTGCCTCGTCTAGCAGTTCAATCAGCGATTAGAGAAGCATTACTTAAAGGCTACGAGCGTTATCGTCGCGCCCAAAACTTAGAAAGAAGACAGTTTGATGAAGAATATTTTGATAATTTTGAAGTAGAACTTGATATCGAAGGCGAAGGGTTTCGCGTTCTTTCCACTAAAAGCATTGTGGAAGCAGTGGAGAACTCTGACCATCAAATTTCCCTAGAGGAAGTACAACAAGTTGCCCAAGAAGCCCAGTTGGGAGATTCTGTAGTGCTGGATGTCACTCCAGATCAAGGTGAATTTGGTCGCATGGCTGCAATGCAAACCAAGCAAGTGCTGGCGCAGAAACTCCGGGATCAGCAACGCCAAATGGTGCAAGAAGAGTTTCAGGACTTGGAAGGAACTGTTTTGCAAGCCAGAGTTTTGCGGTTTGAGCGACAATCGGTGATTTTAGCAGTAGCCAGTAACTTTGGTCAGCCAGAAGTGGAAGCTGAATTACCAAAGCGAGAACAACTGCCTAATGATAATTATCGCGCAAATGCCACCTTTAAGGTATATCTCAAAAAAGTTTCCCAAGGGCAACAACGAGGACCTCAGTTGCTCGTATCTCGCGCTGATGCTGGTTTGGTAGTTTATCTGTTTGCCAACGAAGTCCCAGAAATTGAGGATGAAGTGGTCAGAATTGTTGCCGTGGCGCGAGAAGCTAATCCCCCTTCTCGTTATGTAGGACCCCGGACTAAAATTGCTGTAGATACCCTTGATCGTGATGTAGACCCAGTTGGTGCTTGTATTGGAGCTAGGGGATCACGGATTCAAGTCGTAGTCAACGAATTACGCGGCGAAAAAATAGATGTGATTCGCTGGTCTCCAGACCCATCCACATATATTGCTAACGCCTTGAGTCCAGCACGGGTAGATGAAGTCCGCCTCATGGACCCCGAAACCCGTCAAACTCATGTACTCGTAGCTGAAGACCAACTGAGTTTAGCTATTGGCAAAGAAGGTCAAAATGTCCGTTTGGCAGCCCGCTTAACAGGTTGGAAAATCGACATTAAAGATAAAGCTAAGTACGATTATGCAGGAGAAGATACTAAGTTTGCTGCCGCACGGGCCAAATATCAACCAGAGGATGATGATCTTGAACTAGAGGAGCTAGATTATGAAAATGAAGAAGAATTAGAAGAGGAAGAAGAATCTTTTCAGAGGAGTACTCAAGATTAA
- the rimP gene encoding ribosome maturation factor RimP translates to MTHPLVPQIIDLATPVAAELGLEVVGIVFYTNQRPPVLRVDIRNPQDDTGLNDCERMSRALEASLDAAEVIPDAYVLEVSSPGISRQLITDREFISFKGFPVIVSTSQPYDGQQEWIGQLIRRDETTVFLNQKGRVIEIPRTLITRVLLDERQ, encoded by the coding sequence ATGACTCATCCTTTAGTTCCACAAATTATCGATTTGGCGACACCAGTAGCAGCAGAACTGGGCTTGGAAGTCGTTGGCATAGTTTTTTACACTAACCAGCGCCCACCAGTATTACGGGTAGACATCCGCAATCCCCAGGACGATACTGGTTTGAATGATTGTGAGCGCATGAGTCGTGCTTTAGAAGCTTCCTTAGATGCGGCAGAGGTCATTCCAGATGCTTATGTCTTGGAAGTGTCCAGTCCGGGAATTTCACGACAATTAATAACAGACAGAGAGTTTATTTCCTTCAAAGGATTTCCTGTAATCGTCTCCACTTCCCAACCCTACGACGGACAACAAGAGTGGATTGGTCAGTTGATTCGCCGGGATGAAACCACTGTTTTCTTAAACCAAAAAGGTCGCGTTATCGAGATTCCCCGCACCCTCATTACTAGGGTGCTGCTAGATGAGCGCCAATAG